The Erythrolamprus reginae isolate rEryReg1 chromosome 3, rEryReg1.hap1, whole genome shotgun sequence genome contains a region encoding:
- the SLC39A4 gene encoding zinc transporter ZIP4 produces MRLVLGTVMLLGWLGATPAEPPQEPALGHLWALLSGTSREGVLARGSVDALLNIARSRVQCSAVPCEKCLSSGNIFELVKKTTSGEVNLTLAELLDFSAGLVFYFSDPVHACEAMTKKRWASEVQDFQTKFLNGSSETKPNLEKIARQMFLIQRNAKSVQKEEPCADLSQIIQGSKSVTSHVSSNPDGQVLAFLSYHVLRGSCLRALPQQHYFVEYIFQHYGNNTHNLTLAGLTKLMGHLEVGPGSKDGGHDHSHDHSGHTHDGHAHDGHSHDGHTHDDHDHDHKNTTHGHDHSDHGHDGHTHDDHDHDHTNTTDGHVHDDHDHDHKNTTHGHDHSDHGHDGHTHDDHDHNHTNTTDGHVHDDHDHDHDHKNTTHGHDHSDHGHDGHMHDDHDHDHKNTTRGHEHEDHSDHHHGNETGHHHGNGTGHHHGNETGHHHGNGTGHHHVEPHGNRSDSSPVRSKRSPAALAEQDSPQNIWDTVCLSPADIFKIYEIDEAAGITRPDFTRLSPALLQQKLSKACTAPRKVPEDGRLTTAEKYIYGSLATLLVCLCALFGIVILLCTACISAYQYVIQTFVSLAIGSLTGDALLHLIPKFLGLHSHSHTEGDAHLHHGPEDNDKLWKLLAVLGGLYLFFLLEKFFTILGHSHEEEPTESSQGHQCDHGLSLQLYQDEMKRRKQEKGASSADLVFVEETEFGRPVPKTELSRELRMLPYMITIGDAIHNFADGLAMGAAFSSSWKTGLATSLAVLCHELPHELGDFAALLHAGLSVKRALLLNFVSALTAFLGLYIALSVSTGEEFEAWIFTVATGLFLYVALCDMLPALMNVKDKRPWLLFALQNLGLLAGWAILLVLSLFEDNITI; encoded by the exons TGCCTCTCGTCCGGAAACATCTTTGAACTGGTGAAGAAGACCacgtctggagaggtcaacctcaCGTTGGCGGAGCTGCTGGACTTCTCGGCAGGGCTGGTTTTCTACTTCTCTGACCCCGTGCATGCCTGTGAGGCCATGACCAAGAAGCGCTGGGCGTCTGAGGTCCAGGATTTCCAAACCAAATTCTTGAACGGAAGCTCAGAGACCAAACCCAACCTAGAGAAAATTGCCCGGCAGATGTTTCTCATCCAGAGGAATGCCAAGTCCGTCCAAAAAGAGGAG CCCTGCGCAGACCTGAGCCAAATCATTCAAGGTAGCAAATCTGTTACCAGTCACGTCTCATCGAATCCAGACGGGCAGGTGTTGGCCTTCCTCTCCTATCACGTCTTACGAGGGAGCTGCTTACGTGCGCTGCCCCAACAACACTACTTTGTGGAATACATTTTCCAACACTACGGCAACAATACTCACAACCTCACGCTGGCAG GATTGACCAAACTGATGGGACATTTGGAGGTCGGTCCCGGGAGTAAAGATGGTGGCCATGACCACAGCCATGACCACAGTGGCCACACCCATGATGGCCACGCCCACGATGGCCACTCCCACGATGGACACACGCATGATGACCATGACCACGATCATAAAAATACCACACATGGCCATGACCATAGTGACCATGGACATGATGGACACACGCATGATGACCACGACCACGATCATACAAATACCACAGATGGCCATGTACATGATGACCATGACCATGATCATAAAAATACCACACATGGCCATGACCACAGCGACCATGGACATGATGGACACACGCATGATGACCACGACCACAATCATACAAATACCACAGATGGCCATGTACATGATGACCATGACCATGACCACGATCATAAAAATACCACACATGGCCATGACCACAGCGACCATGGACATGATGGACACATGCATGATGACCACGACCATGATCATAAAAATACCACACGTGGCCATGAACATGAAGATCACTCAGACCATCACCATGGCAATGAAACAGGCCATCACCACGGCAATGGAACAGGCCATCACCATGGCAACGAAACAGGCCATCACCACGGCAATGGAACAGGCCATCACCACGTGGAGCCCCATGGAAATCGAAGTGACAGTTCTCCAGTGCGCTCGAAACGGAGTCCTGCAGCCTTGGCAGAACAAGATTCCCCTCAGAACATCTGGGACACG gTCTGTCTCAGCCCTGCCGATATCTTCAAGATCTATGAAATCGACGAGGCCGCCGGAATCACCCGCCCAGATTTCACCCGCCTCAGCCCAGCTCTGCTGCAACAGAAGCTCAGCAAGGCCTGCACGGCTCCTCGGAAGGTTCCAGAAGACGGACGCCTCACCACGGCCGAGA AGTACATCTACGGCTCCCTGGCTACACTGCTGGTGTGCCTGTGCGCCCTTTTCGGCATTGTGATCCTGCTCTGCACCGCGTGCATCAGCGCCTATCAGTATGTCATCCAAACCTTTGTCAGCCTGGCCATCGGATCGCTCACCGGGGACGCCCTGCTTCACCTCATCCCCAAG TTCTTGGGCCTCCATTCCCACTCCCACACCGAGGGCGATGCCCACCTCCACCACGGACCCGAGGACAACGACAAACTCTGGAAGCTGCTGGCTGTGCTCGGGGGTCTCTACCTCTTCTTCCTCTTGGAGAAATTCTTCACCATCCTGGGACATTCACACGAGGAG GAGCCCACTGAATCCAGCCAGGGCCACCAGTGTGACCACGGACTCTCCCTGCAGCTCTATCAGGATGAAATGAAGAGGAGGAAACAGGAGAAAGGAGCGTCAAGTGCTGACCTG GTGTTTGTGGAAGAAACGGAGTTTGGACGGCCGGTGCCAAAGACGGAACTCAGCCGTG AGCTCCGCATGCTGCCCTACATGATCACCATTGGGGACGCCATCCACAACTTCGCGGACGGCCTGGCCATGGGAgccgccttctcctcctcctggaaGACCGGGCTGGCCACGTCCTTGGCGGTCCTGTGCCATGAACTGCCCCACGAGCTAG GAGACTTTGCAGCTCTGCTCCACGCCGGCCTGAGCGTGAAGCGTGCCCTGCTGCTCAACTTCGTGAGCGCCCTCACGGCCTTCCTTGGCCTCTACATCGCCCTGTCTGTCAGCACCGGGGAGGAGTTCGAGGCGTGGATCTTCACGGTGGCCACGGGCCTCTTCCTCTACGTGGCCTTGTGCGACATG CTTCCGGCTCTGATGAATGTGAAAGACAAACGACCCTGGTTACTTTTCGCCTTGCAAAACTTGGGTCTCCTGGCCGGCTGGGCCATCCTCTTGGTGCTTTCTCTCTTCGAGGACAACATCACCATTTAA